The window GGTTCAACATGTAAGCAATGCTACGCCGTCACTCAGAGAAACTCTCGCTTGTCCTACGAAGTTGATACGAGCACAGTAAGGGCATGAGCGCACCGACCACCCCCGGGCCCGCCCGCCCGGCCCCCGCCCCGACCGCCGCCACCGTCGGCGCCACTGCCACTGCCACGGCCGTCGCCCCCACCCGGCCGCGCCGCGGCGGCCTGCTCGACTGGCGGATCCGGTTCGCGATCCTCTCGGTCGTCTGGGGCTTCAGCTTCCTCCTGATCAAGGTCGGCACCGAGGCGTACGCGCCCTTCCAGGTGGCGCTGGGCCGGGTCCTGTTCGGCGCGCTCGCCCTCCTCACCGTGCTGCTGGTCCGCCGGGAGCCGCTCCCCCGCGGGCTGCGCACCTGGGGCCACCTGAGCGTGGCGGCGCTCCTGCTCAACACCGCCCCCTTCTCGCTCTTCGCGTATGCGGAGCTGAGCATCCCCTCCAGCCTGGCCGGCATCTGCAACGCCACCTCGCCGCTGTGGGGCATGGCGCTGTCGCTGGTCGCCCTCTCCGAGGACCGTCCGACCCGCCGCCGCTTCGCCGGGCTGGGCCTCGGCTTCCTCGGCGTCCTCACCGTGCTCGGTGCCTGGCAGGGTTTCTCCGGCGTCGACGCCAAGGGCACCGCGTTCGCCCTGCTGGCCTCCCTCTGCTACCCCATCGGCTGGATCTACGTCCGCCGCACCCTGGCCGGAACCCCCGGCTCCCCGGTGGCCCTGACCGGTGGGCAGCTCATGGTCTCCACGCTCCAGCTCGCGCTCGTCAGCGCCGTGTTCACCTCGGCGCCGGGCTCGTTCCCGCTCTGGCCGACCCTGTCGGTGATCGCGCTGGGCGCCCTCGGCACGGGCATGGCCCTGCAAATGCAGTACGGGCTGGTCACGGAGGTCGGCCCCACCACCGCCCAGATGGTCACCTACTTCATCCCGGTCATCGCGACCACGGCGGGCGTCCTGGTCCTCGGCGAGCAGCTCCACTGGAACACCCCGGTCGGCGCCGCGATCGTGCTCGCCGGAGCAGCCCTCACCCAGACCCGCCCCGGGGCCCGCAAGCCCGCCTGAGCCGGCCCGACACCCTCCGGGCGATCATCACCACGCCTGGAGGGCACCCCTTGGGGGTGTCTTCCCGATCACGCCGGGCTCGCGGGCCCTGGCACCGCGCCTCGTCCGCCCTGCGATCCACGGCACCAGAACCCGCTCCCTGATCCGGCCCGATCGACAAGACGCCCCCCCCTGGGCCCGGCCATCGTCCCGCTCACCGTCGGACCTGCCGACGTCCTCGCGGGCAGCTGGGTCACACCGAAGATCCGCGGCGCCGCAAGGCCACCGGAGTGCCGGGCGGCGGCCGACGCCGAGCTCCGGACGCACGCCCGGGGAGACCTCGGTCCGGCCCGTCGGGTCGCCTCCGCACCCGTCCACCGCTTCCTCGGCTCGGCGGTCACCCTCGGCGGGATCGTCTTCACCCCGGGCGGCCTCCTGCGGTCGCGCGACCTGGACAGGACCGCGCGGGGCGAGCCGGCCGGGCCCGTCCGCACGGACCGCGTCAAGGTCCCGGCCGGGCCGACCCGCCGGGGTCATGACCGCCCCCGGCCGGGCCGACCCGCCGGGGCCCGCCGGCCCGGAGGCCCGCCGCGCGCGGTCAGTCGTACCGGACCCCCGCCGCCCCCACGCTGGCCGCCGCGGCCACCGCGTCGGCCAGGACCGGCACCTCGGCGACCGCCAGCTGCGAGACCGTCAGCCGGACCCCTGGCCCCGCCTCGACGCGGAAGACGGCCCCCGGCGACACCGCCCAGCCGGCGGCGAGCAGCCGCGTCACCACCACCGTCTCGTCGACCACCGGCACCCAGACGTTCAACCCGCTCCGCCCGTGCGCCCGCACCCCCCGCTCCCGCAGAGCCTCGACCAGCGCGTCCCGCCGCTGCGCGTACGAGCGGGCCACCGCGGCCGGGTCCACCGCGCCGGAGCTCCACAGCTCCACCACCGCGTACTGCAGCAGCCGGCTCACCCAGCCCGGCCCCAGCCGCTGCCGCCCCCGCAGCCGGTCCAGCGTGACCGCGTCACCGGTCAGCACCGCCAGCCGCAGGTCGGGCCCGTACCCCTTCGCCGTGGACCGGATCAGCACCCAGTGCCGGGTCACCCCGCTCAGCGGGTGCAGCGGCAGGTCGACGATGCCGTGACCGTGGTCGTCCTCGATCAGCAGCACCTCGGGGTACTGCGCCAGCAGGGCCCGCAGTTCCTGCGCCCGCTGCGCGCCCACCGCCGCCCCGGTGGGGTTCTGCGCCCGCGCGGTCACCATCAGCGCCCGCGCCCCGGCGGCCAGCGCGCGGGCCACCGCGTCCGTCCGGGGCCCGTCGTCGTCCACCGCCACCGGCAGCACGCGCAGCCCGAGGGCCGGGACCAGGTCCAGCGCCCCGCCCCATCCCGGGTCCTCGACGGCCACCGCGTCGCCCGCCCGCAGGTGGGCGGTGAGTACCCGTTCGATCCCGTCCAGCGCGCCCGATGTCACCGCCACCGGCCCCGGCGGCACGCCGTCCGCGTCGAAGCCGGCCCGGGCGAGACGGGCGAGCTCGGGGGCGACCGGGCCCTCCCCGTAGAGGGCCGGCGCCTGCGCGTACCGCCGGGCGGCCGCCGCCAGCGGTCCCTCGAGCGAGGGGAGCAACGAGACGTCCGGGTTGCCCTCGGCAAGGTCCCGTACGCCCTCCGGCACCACCATCCGCAGCGCGTCCCGCGGCGTGCTCGACGGGCGGGCGCGCACCCGGCTGCCGCGTCGCCCGTCGGTCTCGATGACCCCGCGCTCGCGCAGCGTCCGGTACGCGGCGGCCACGGTGTTGGGGTTCACCCCCAGATCGCCCGCCAGTTCCCGCATCGGCGGCAGCAGCGAACCGGGCGGGAGCGCGCCCGAAGCCACGCCCGCCTCCACCCCGGCCGCGATATCCGCTGCACGCCGTCCTGTGATCCGATAGTCTCCTAGCACAAACCATAGTATGCACTAGTGCAATGGAGTTCGCACGATGACCGCCACGCCTGCCGCCACGCAGACCCCCGGGACGAGCGACCGCACCGACCGCACCCCGTCGACCGGAAGCTACGAGCCCACGGCCCGCACCGTCCCGACCCGCTCACGCGACCGGGCGCGCTACGACCGCGAGACGGTGCACTCGATACTCGACGCGGCCTTCATCTGCCACCTCGGCTTCGTCCGCGACGGCGCACCCGTGGTCCTTCCCACGCTGTTCGCCCGGGTCGGTGAATCGCTCTACATGCACGGCTCCACCGGCTCGCGCCCACTGCTCGCGGCCGGCCGTACGGACCCGGGCCTGCCCGTCTGCGTCACCGTGACCCACGTCGACGCCCTCGTACTGGCCCGGTCGGCCTTCCACCACTCGCTCAACTACCGCTCGGTGGTGGTGCACGGCACCGCCCACCAGGTCACCGACGAGGAGGAGTGCCGGACGGCCCTGGACGCCATGGTCGACTCCGTCGTCCCGGGGCGCTCCGCCGACGTCCGGCCCGCCAACGCCCGGGAGCTCGCCGCCACCGCGGTGATCCGCGTGGATCTGACCGAGGTGTCGGCGAAGCTCCGCAGCGGCCCGCCGAACGACGACGCCGAGGACCTGGACCTGCCCCACTGGACGGGCTTGATCCCGGTCGCCCCGGCGTACGGAACCCCGGTGCCCGCCGCGGACCTGGCCCCCGGCATCGCCGTCCCGGACTACCTCACCGCGCTCTGAGGACTCCGCCGTACGACGGTGGGCGCGGCCGCCGCCGGCCGGCGCGACTCCGCCGCGATCAGCGCGCCCACCGCCGTCAGCAGCAGTACGGTGCCCAGCACCACGGCGCCGGTCAGCCGCTCCCCGAGGACCAGGACCGCGATCACCGCCGCGCTCACCGGCTCGATGAGCATGATCACCGACACGGTGGCGGCCCGTACGGCGGCGGCTCCGGTGAAGTACAGCGCGTACGCCAGCGCCGTCGGCACGGTGGCGACGTACACCAGCAGCCACAGCACCCGGCCGAGGTCGGCGGTGTGCGGCAGCAGCCCCTCCACCGCGGCGAGCGGCAGCAGGCAGACGGCGCCCACCGCGACCGACCAGGCGGTGGTCACCAGCGGGTCACCGCCCGCCCCGCGCTGCCCGAGCCACCGGGCCCGCAGGGTCATCCCGGCGTACCCGGCGGCCGACAGCAGCGCCCAGCCGACACCGAGCGGCCGCACCTCGCCGCCCCCGCTGCCCAGCACGAGTACGGCCAGCCCCGCCAGCGCACCGACGACGGCGGTGACGCCACCCGGGCCGAGCCGCTCCCCCATCCAGCGGCGGGCACCGAGCGCGATGATCACGGGGCCGGCGCCGAGGGTGACCACGGTTCCCACGGCGAGCCCGGTGTCGCGCACGGCGGCGAAATACGCGGCCTGGAAGACGGTGAACAGCAGCCCGGTCACGATCAGCGAGCCGGCCGAGGGGCGCGCCCGGGACGGGACCGGCCGGGACCGGGACCCGCGGACGGCGAGCACGGCGAGCAGCACCGCGAGTCCGCCGGCGCAGCGCCAGAAGGACAGGGCGAGCGGGCCGAGGTCACTGGCCAGGAAGAGGAGGGAGGCGGCCGCCCCGGCGGTGCCCCAGGCGGCTCCGGCGACGACGAGGTACAGCAGACTGCGCCCGGCAGCGGGCGAATGGTTCGACACGAGATGTCTCCGCGCATGCGTGAAGGATGAAAGAAGCAGGTCATCGCTCCGCGGGCAGCACGGACCCGCCCAGGGTGTCCCCGGGCCAGGTTCCTGACGTGGTGGCGCCGCCCGCGCTAGGCGGCGGGCGGCGAAAGCACGGTCGAATACATGGGTGCCACCCTAGGCCGTCGTCGTCTCGCGGTCCAACACGGCGGGGAGGACGTCCGCCGGCGGGGCCGGCCGGGAGGACTGTGCGATGAAGGCGCCGCCCAGCACCAGGCCGCCGCCGACGATCTGCCAGGTCGAGAGGTGTTCGCCGAGCAGGATCCAGGCGAACACGGTGGCGACGACCGCCTCCAGGAAGGCCACGACGCCCGCGACCTGCGGCGAGAGCCTGCGCACCGAGACCACACCGGTCACGTAGGCGAAGACGGTCGCGACGAGCACCACCCAGGCGAGCAGGACCGGCGCGGGCATCAGGGTGCCGCCCACGGACGCCTGGCCGCCCAGTACGCGCCAGTCGATCTCCCACGGCCGGGCGATGACCGTCATCACCAGGGCGCCGATGAGCATGCCGTACGCGATCACCCCGAGCGGGTCGGGGGCGTCGTCCTTGTCGGCGCCCTGGTCCGCGAAGACGAAGTAGAAGGCCTGGCAGCAGGCGGCGGCGAGACCGAAGAGCACGCCGAGCGGGTCCAGGCTCAGCCCGGCCCAGATCTCGACCACGCAGGCCAGGCCGACGACGGCGACGGCCGCGCCCGCGGCGGCGCCGCGCGTCACGGGCTTGCGCTGCACGAAGCGGATGTAGCCGAGCAGCAGGGCCGGGCCCAGGTACTCCAGGAGCAGGGCCACGCCCACGGGAATCCGGGACAGGGAGGCGAAGTAGAAGGCCTGCACACCCGCGACGGCGATCAGCCCGAAGCCGGCGAGCAGTGCGGGCCTGCGCAGGAGGAGGTCACGGTGGCGCCAGGCGAGCGGGGACAGCACGAGCGCCGCCCCGGCCACCCTGAGCCAGACCATGTGGAGGGGGTCCAGACCCGCCTCGATCAGCGGCTTCGCCGCCACTCCGGAACCACCGAACGCGAACGCCGAGACGAGGGCGAGGCCCAGTCCGGCATTTCTCCCTGTCGCTTGCATCCGGCCATCATGACAGGGCCGGTCAGTAGCGTCACGGGCATGACACCTGTTGAGACGGAGTCGAGATCACGACTCGCCGGCCCCTGCGATATCTGACAGGTCGTCAGTATTGAATGTTCCGCCCGCCGGGGCTACCTTCCGCCGCACGTAACCGACGCGAAGGGGTGGTCGCATGGCCGAAGTCACCGCGGAATCACGCATCGAGGCGTCCGCCGCGCAGCTCTGGTCCCAGCTGACGGACTGGGACGCGTACGGGCAGTGGAGCATGACCCACACGAACTTCCCCAAGGGCGGCCCCGAGACCCTCGCGGTCGGGGCGACCTTCGCGGAGAACATGAAGATGATGGGCTTCCCGGCCGAGGTCGTCTGGACCGTCTCGGAACTGGAGGCGGAGCGGCTGTTCGCCATCACCGGCAAGGGCCCGATGGGCGTGGCCGTCCTCACCCGCTACACCCTGACCCCGGACGGCGGGGCCACCACGGTCCGCATCGACGGCGAGTTCACGGGAGCCGCCGTCTCCCTGATGGCGGGCAAGCTCAAGGACTCGGCGACCGCCGCGCTGAACGAATCGCTGCGCAAGCTGGCCGGCCTGGTCGTCTGACGCCCGGGCCACACCCGCCCCGCACGCAGGTGCGCCCCGCGAGTCGGACTCGCGGGGCGCACCTTCGCGTACGGCGGCCGGTCGGGCTCAGTGCTCGTCGGCCAGGATCAGGTAGAGCTTCTTACGGGCGTCGTTGATGACCCCGAGCGCCTTCTCGCGCTGCTCGGGCGTGCCGGTCTTGAAGACCTGCCCGAAGGCTTCCATCAGGCCGAATCCGGCCGTCCGGACCTCCTGCATCGCTTCGAAGTCGAAGCCGCGCCCGGCATCCGCCCAGGGGGCGTCCGGGCCCGACTCGGACTCGGCGCGGCCGGCGTCGGTGAGCGTGAACAGCTTCTTGCCGCCCTCGCTCGCGCTCGTGATGAGCCCCTCGTCCTCGAGCAGCTGCAGGGTCGGGTAGACCGAGCCCGGGCTGGGCTTCCATGCCCCGCCGCTGCGCTCGCCGATCTCCTGGATCATCTCGTAGCCGTGCATCGGCCGGTCGGCGAGCAGCGCCAGGATCGAGGCGCGCACATCGCCGCGCCGCGCCCGGCCCCGCGGCCCCCCGCGTCCGCCGCGGCCACCGAAGGGACCTGCGCCGAAGGGCGGCCCGAACGGCCCGAAGGCGGCGCGCAGCCCCTTGAAACCCTCCCGACGATCGGGCCCGCAGTGGTCATGGCCCCGTCCGTGGTCATGTCCGCGGTCGTGGCCGTGCTGTCCGTGTGAACGCATGACTGCGCTCCTTTCGTCACGTTGTCGTTGCTTCATCGGTGGTCCGATATCTCTACTATCGGAGAAGACTCGCGACGTGTCAACGATATATCGGAACGTGTCGGCGACAGTCGAGCCGTGAATCCGTCAGGAAGTGACCTGCCGCCGCCGTCCGTGCCGCAGCGCTGCTCCTCGTACTGCCGGGCCCGGCCACGGCCGACGGCTCCCGGCGGCTGGTCGGCTGCCGGCTCAATCCACACCGGCGCGTCCACTGCTCCGAGGCTCGGAGGCCGGGGCGCCAACGTCTCGAACTCGCCCGGCACCACCCCCGAGCAGGCCCACCCGACAGGGCCAGTCACCCCCGATTGGCCTTTGTCGATGATCAAGGAACCGTCCTACCGTCGGGGCATGCGCATCCGAATCGTCGACGCCTTCACCGACCGCCCCTTCCACGGGAACCCCGCCGGAGTCCTGCTCCTCGACGCCGCGTTCCCGCCCGACGCCTGGCTCCAGCAGGTCGCCTGCGAGATGAACCTCTCCGAGACCGCCTTCGCCCACCCCCTGCCGCCCGGCGGGGACGCCGACTGGGCGCTGCGCTG is drawn from Streptomyces sp. NBC_01232 and contains these coding sequences:
- a CDS encoding DMT family transporter, encoding MSAPTTPGPARPAPAPTAATVGATATATAVAPTRPRRGGLLDWRIRFAILSVVWGFSFLLIKVGTEAYAPFQVALGRVLFGALALLTVLLVRREPLPRGLRTWGHLSVAALLLNTAPFSLFAYAELSIPSSLAGICNATSPLWGMALSLVALSEDRPTRRRFAGLGLGFLGVLTVLGAWQGFSGVDAKGTAFALLASLCYPIGWIYVRRTLAGTPGSPVALTGGQLMVSTLQLALVSAVFTSAPGSFPLWPTLSVIALGALGTGMALQMQYGLVTEVGPTTAQMVTYFIPVIATTAGVLVLGEQLHWNTPVGAAIVLAGAALTQTRPGARKPA
- a CDS encoding aminotransferase class I/II-fold pyridoxal phosphate-dependent enzyme; translated protein: MLGDYRITGRRAADIAAGVEAGVASGALPPGSLLPPMRELAGDLGVNPNTVAAAYRTLRERGVIETDGRRGSRVRARPSSTPRDALRMVVPEGVRDLAEGNPDVSLLPSLEGPLAAAARRYAQAPALYGEGPVAPELARLARAGFDADGVPPGPVAVTSGALDGIERVLTAHLRAGDAVAVEDPGWGGALDLVPALGLRVLPVAVDDDGPRTDAVARALAAGARALMVTARAQNPTGAAVGAQRAQELRALLAQYPEVLLIEDDHGHGIVDLPLHPLSGVTRHWVLIRSTAKGYGPDLRLAVLTGDAVTLDRLRGRQRLGPGWVSRLLQYAVVELWSSGAVDPAAVARSYAQRRDALVEALRERGVRAHGRSGLNVWVPVVDETVVVTRLLAAGWAVSPGAVFRVEAGPGVRLTVSQLAVAEVPVLADAVAAAASVGAAGVRYD
- a CDS encoding pyridoxamine 5'-phosphate oxidase family protein — translated: MTATPAATQTPGTSDRTDRTPSTGSYEPTARTVPTRSRDRARYDRETVHSILDAAFICHLGFVRDGAPVVLPTLFARVGESLYMHGSTGSRPLLAAGRTDPGLPVCVTVTHVDALVLARSAFHHSLNYRSVVVHGTAHQVTDEEECRTALDAMVDSVVPGRSADVRPANARELAATAVIRVDLTEVSAKLRSGPPNDDAEDLDLPHWTGLIPVAPAYGTPVPAADLAPGIAVPDYLTAL
- a CDS encoding DMT family transporter — its product is MSNHSPAAGRSLLYLVVAGAAWGTAGAAASLLFLASDLGPLALSFWRCAGGLAVLLAVLAVRGSRSRPVPSRARPSAGSLIVTGLLFTVFQAAYFAAVRDTGLAVGTVVTLGAGPVIIALGARRWMGERLGPGGVTAVVGALAGLAVLVLGSGGGEVRPLGVGWALLSAAGYAGMTLRARWLGQRGAGGDPLVTTAWSVAVGAVCLLPLAAVEGLLPHTADLGRVLWLLVYVATVPTALAYALYFTGAAAVRAATVSVIMLIEPVSAAVIAVLVLGERLTGAVVLGTVLLLTAVGALIAAESRRPAAAAPTVVRRSPQSAVR
- a CDS encoding EamA family transporter gives rise to the protein MQATGRNAGLGLALVSAFAFGGSGVAAKPLIEAGLDPLHMVWLRVAGAALVLSPLAWRHRDLLLRRPALLAGFGLIAVAGVQAFYFASLSRIPVGVALLLEYLGPALLLGYIRFVQRKPVTRGAAAGAAVAVVGLACVVEIWAGLSLDPLGVLFGLAAACCQAFYFVFADQGADKDDAPDPLGVIAYGMLIGALVMTVIARPWEIDWRVLGGQASVGGTLMPAPVLLAWVVLVATVFAYVTGVVSVRRLSPQVAGVVAFLEAVVATVFAWILLGEHLSTWQIVGGGLVLGGAFIAQSSRPAPPADVLPAVLDRETTTA
- a CDS encoding type II toxin-antitoxin system Rv0910 family toxin; amino-acid sequence: MAEVTAESRIEASAAQLWSQLTDWDAYGQWSMTHTNFPKGGPETLAVGATFAENMKMMGFPAEVVWTVSELEAERLFAITGKGPMGVAVLTRYTLTPDGGATTVRIDGEFTGAAVSLMAGKLKDSATAALNESLRKLAGLVV
- a CDS encoding PadR family transcriptional regulator codes for the protein MRSHGQHGHDRGHDHGRGHDHCGPDRREGFKGLRAAFGPFGPPFGAGPFGGRGGRGGPRGRARRGDVRASILALLADRPMHGYEMIQEIGERSGGAWKPSPGSVYPTLQLLEDEGLITSASEGGKKLFTLTDAGRAESESGPDAPWADAGRGFDFEAMQEVRTAGFGLMEAFGQVFKTGTPEQREKALGVINDARKKLYLILADEH